A genome region from Fibrobacter sp. UWB11 includes the following:
- a CDS encoding glycoside hydrolase family 5 protein gives MKKSKMAIVALCAFAFVGSAFATIQPTRVGPVSQYGALQAGKNSAGEGRIYGSVQGVKDGAEVQVRGMSLTWSIFWPNGMSFYGNSFIDSLVGEWNVELVRSAMGSVGNWGQGNYKTRPEYYSAQMDTVVQAAIRNDVYVLVDWHSEGGYYNCIHKGVKPKYEFNDNKACFTASDAAKFFGTMAQRYGKYPHVIFEIYNEPVSESWNDLKAYADTVVQEIRKYSDNLIVVGTPMWSSAAGDAVANPVVDKNVAYTHHFYANMHNINETSTSQNASPNKAIAAGLSVFVTEWGWVEKDINDAKTKANADAFLKWVDEKKLSTAKWDVEKPYLEDNDDDNYIKANVLPQKTTYTKNLDWASQINDDLPFALKTTSTDATGEWSFITDVSGSDEQGDHGNSSFEDNSENGMVKMDKIKLDTVGTAFDYAPYVNADFTFNFDISKCKMFSYRYKGTNHQFVAYSDWNTSTEILGQGLWDYPFVGMPYSPEWTTAYVDFGWMVNNGWQADVPTIFSTKLTTALRFSVTNVAFGDYLWIDSLKCVEDVSNYTVMEIPDVLSIPTARMAARNFVRVNTDGLNIVATGVKNGSHYSLSNVLGQTLRVGVAKAGNFSMTAPRAGRYILRIGNSVYPVTVK, from the coding sequence ATGAAAAAGTCAAAAATGGCGATTGTCGCCTTGTGTGCGTTTGCCTTTGTGGGTAGCGCATTTGCAACAATTCAGCCCACGCGCGTAGGCCCCGTAAGTCAATACGGTGCTTTGCAAGCCGGCAAGAATTCCGCTGGCGAAGGCCGCATTTATGGAAGCGTGCAAGGCGTCAAAGATGGAGCCGAAGTTCAGGTGCGCGGAATGAGCCTTACCTGGAGTATCTTTTGGCCAAACGGAATGTCGTTCTACGGCAATTCCTTTATTGATTCGCTTGTAGGCGAGTGGAATGTTGAACTTGTTCGCTCTGCAATGGGTTCCGTTGGAAATTGGGGACAAGGGAATTACAAGACTCGTCCTGAATATTATTCCGCACAAATGGACACGGTCGTACAGGCGGCTATCAGAAACGATGTTTATGTTTTGGTGGACTGGCACAGTGAAGGTGGCTATTATAATTGCATTCACAAGGGTGTAAAACCGAAGTACGAATTTAACGATAATAAGGCTTGCTTTACGGCAAGTGATGCCGCGAAATTCTTTGGAACCATGGCTCAGCGTTATGGCAAATACCCGCATGTGATTTTTGAAATTTACAATGAACCTGTGAGTGAAAGTTGGAATGACCTCAAGGCTTATGCTGATACAGTTGTTCAGGAAATTCGTAAATATTCGGATAACTTAATTGTTGTAGGGACGCCGATGTGGTCTTCTGCGGCTGGCGATGCTGTTGCAAATCCCGTCGTTGACAAGAATGTTGCTTACACGCATCATTTTTATGCCAATATGCATAACATCAATGAAACATCGACTAGCCAGAATGCAAGCCCGAACAAGGCTATTGCTGCGGGTCTCAGTGTTTTCGTGACCGAATGGGGCTGGGTCGAAAAAGATATCAACGATGCCAAGACCAAGGCGAATGCCGATGCGTTCCTGAAATGGGTTGACGAAAAGAAACTTTCTACCGCCAAATGGGATGTCGAAAAACCGTATCTTGAAGATAATGATGACGACAACTATATCAAGGCGAACGTTCTTCCGCAAAAGACGACTTACACAAAGAACCTTGATTGGGCTTCGCAAATTAACGATGATCTCCCGTTTGCTCTCAAGACGACATCGACAGATGCTACCGGAGAATGGAGCTTTATTACGGATGTGAGCGGTAGCGATGAACAGGGAGACCACGGTAATTCTAGTTTCGAAGATAACTCCGAAAACGGAATGGTCAAGATGGATAAAATCAAGCTTGATACGGTCGGCACGGCTTTTGACTATGCACCTTATGTGAATGCCGATTTTACTTTCAATTTTGATATTTCCAAGTGCAAAATGTTCAGCTACCGCTATAAAGGTACGAACCATCAATTTGTAGCCTATAGCGATTGGAATACGTCTACCGAAATTCTCGGTCAGGGACTTTGGGATTATCCGTTTGTCGGGATGCCTTATTCTCCGGAATGGACAACCGCTTATGTGGATTTTGGCTGGATGGTCAATAATGGCTGGCAGGCTGATGTACCGACAATTTTCTCTACAAAGTTGACGACGGCGCTCCGCTTTAGCGTTACCAACGTTGCGTTTGGCGATTATCTCTGGATTGATAGTCTCAAGTGCGTCGAAGATGTGTCCAATTACACGGTTATGGAAATCCCGGACGTTTTAAGTATCCCGACGGCGAGAATGGCTGCTCGCAATTTTGTTCGCGTGAATACTGACGGCTTGAATATCGTTGCGACGGGCGTTAAGAATGGAAGCCATTATTCGCTCTCCAATGTTCTTGGACAAACTTTGCGTGTGGGCGTGGCGAAAGCGGGCAATTTCTCGATGACTGCGCCGCGTGCTGGTCGCTACATTCTCCGCATTGGAAATTCTGTCTATCCGGTAACGGTAAAGTAA
- a CDS encoding carboxypeptidase-like regulatory domain-containing protein produces MYLRNVLRKLVWVFPLGVVTFVAILCISLVGCSGNSDIANGTGSNAGETEIAGIITATNHGKPLVNALARVWILDEDSMHVAYEDSLDNNGVLEIRSAVLGEKAPVQLLETRSGDSLSTMRWVNLERSPEQTLSIAASETLKGSITNNGVAVEGATVSILDKSVVTDVNGNFEFNDLPAGVHYAFVEGYFGKFSYQMETGLNEGATTNNINLADSIFTVVEDFENWKKQTFIGKSFGQGWWFICTDSLQGGGSRASAGVDSENLFVSGDSAKSGKSLHVSFDIDEKTPGHYGVIGFTIGDDFDKAEMFAFYDLRKATAISFDARGSGKISLQIAKRSDKGEREYHESYFVTLTEKWEHFTFTADDFDTELIAVNAINILVIDDTEIYLDNIRFDGISPSMWPSLGMRF; encoded by the coding sequence ATGTACCTCCGTAATGTTTTACGAAAACTGGTTTGGGTATTCCCTTTGGGTGTTGTGACTTTTGTCGCAATCCTTTGTATTTCGCTTGTTGGCTGTAGCGGAAATTCTGACATCGCAAACGGCACGGGTAGTAATGCTGGTGAAACTGAAATTGCAGGGATTATCACGGCGACAAATCATGGGAAACCTTTGGTGAATGCACTTGCCCGTGTGTGGATTTTGGACGAAGACTCCATGCATGTGGCGTATGAAGATTCTTTGGATAACAATGGTGTTCTTGAAATTAGGTCCGCTGTTCTTGGTGAAAAAGCGCCTGTCCAGCTTTTGGAAACGCGTTCGGGCGACTCGTTATCTACAATGCGCTGGGTCAATCTCGAACGTAGTCCCGAACAAACCCTTTCTATTGCGGCAAGTGAGACTCTTAAGGGTTCGATAACGAATAACGGTGTTGCTGTAGAAGGTGCAACTGTTTCCATTTTGGACAAGTCCGTCGTTACAGATGTAAACGGAAACTTTGAATTTAATGATTTGCCTGCGGGCGTGCATTATGCTTTTGTCGAAGGCTATTTTGGAAAGTTCTCGTACCAGATGGAAACCGGATTGAATGAAGGTGCGACAACGAACAACATTAATCTCGCAGATAGCATTTTTACGGTTGTCGAAGATTTTGAAAACTGGAAAAAACAGACATTTATCGGAAAAAGTTTTGGACAGGGCTGGTGGTTTATTTGCACAGACTCGTTGCAGGGTGGCGGAAGCCGTGCAAGCGCGGGTGTCGATAGTGAAAATCTTTTTGTTTCTGGCGATAGCGCCAAAAGTGGAAAAAGCTTGCACGTCTCATTTGATATAGATGAGAAAACTCCGGGGCATTATGGAGTTATCGGTTTTACGATTGGTGACGATTTTGATAAGGCAGAAATGTTTGCGTTCTATGATTTGCGTAAGGCGACTGCAATTTCGTTTGATGCCAGAGGTTCTGGAAAAATCTCGTTGCAGATTGCTAAACGCAGCGATAAAGGCGAACGTGAATATCACGAATCGTACTTTGTGACGCTCACGGAAAAATGGGAACATTTCACGTTTACGGCAGATGATTTCGATACAGAACTTATTGCAGTCAATGCAATCAACATTCTCGTTATTGACGATACCGAAATTTACCTTGACAATATCCGCTTTGACGGTATTTCGCCCAGTATGTGGCCGAGTCTCGGGATGCGTTTTTAA
- a CDS encoding DUF4859 domain-containing protein yields MGKCCLGWIPGTALTFALSINVYAAPGDAYTWPSYRSDLDYDTKSNLGEIKPPTKFNNNCSGVTGKKAGKWWAFYWGKDRDSRITDVTIDSILKKYDTDFEYLYNEMGWAPDAQAQEGQYSAIYYYGSGTCAGGAKTDTTGGWQTWVAGYTAVAASFYPLYSFNTSCPYRDRVAQMDAMIHEGIHSMTNGYPGAKDAHWFQEAGNTWIQQDMFSHRDGVYSGMGFLNAATVIAPFMPIETYSGWLIDGTFGGPGGGADGGGVTGKNQRYLLGGSQYSNIFPTFIGTWIGTGAVRWIYGNAYGKTKYLLETYGLDKGLGDAGVRRLITEFRARLAMLDMKKWSGEIKNLLNQHFGSDTYWEQDMWDNNRKSYTWTMTPYQTVTESNGYLVPNQETTPGWSGSNVVPLKLQNGAKEVTVSFYPNGANSNNKNMNFLLCYRATDGTPVYSEPITGEGSATLRLDKTPSSTNGTPMVFAVIVNTDYQYTGNTGIRKLHYDYKLKPEAGVSGAGAANVKYYNDFKLDYKWPEIGDAPTSSSSSVSSESSSSSEKPANSSSSAKIITDGATTYNITATLPIDDNYATVSAKFNASEVAKKLGLTTTTLTQAQFFALESDGNIVTNSTAKEPGHWFSKDGKVVEWGETAYVFSEADLSSGTLAIGHYPNRVSNGEKHSFTQGLAYNGKTVLFKVTISITNETGSDESGKTTALMYGLNKVSTHMNLALHHGYLEISYTLPHRDNVKISLFNGFGALLAQEITGMQNAGTHTRSLNMSQMPRGTYIVKITTGSYREARPINITR; encoded by the coding sequence ATGGGAAAATGTTGTTTGGGATGGATTCCGGGCACGGCATTGACGTTCGCCCTAAGCATTAACGTTTACGCGGCACCTGGCGATGCCTACACTTGGCCCAGCTATCGTTCAGATTTGGATTACGATACCAAATCGAACCTAGGCGAAATCAAGCCGCCGACCAAGTTCAACAACAATTGTTCGGGCGTTACCGGAAAGAAGGCCGGTAAGTGGTGGGCGTTTTATTGGGGCAAGGATCGCGACAGCCGCATTACCGATGTGACGATTGATTCGATTCTTAAGAAGTACGATACCGATTTTGAGTATTTGTACAATGAGATGGGATGGGCGCCGGACGCCCAGGCGCAAGAAGGCCAGTACAGCGCCATTTATTACTACGGTTCGGGGACATGTGCCGGTGGCGCAAAGACGGATACTACGGGCGGTTGGCAAACGTGGGTCGCGGGCTACACGGCCGTGGCGGCCTCGTTTTACCCGCTTTACAGTTTTAACACAAGTTGCCCTTACCGCGATCGCGTGGCGCAGATGGATGCGATGATTCACGAGGGAATACACTCGATGACGAACGGTTACCCCGGCGCAAAGGATGCGCACTGGTTCCAAGAAGCGGGCAACACCTGGATTCAGCAAGATATGTTCAGCCACCGCGACGGTGTTTACAGCGGTATGGGATTCTTGAACGCGGCGACGGTCATTGCGCCGTTTATGCCTATTGAAACTTATTCGGGCTGGCTGATTGACGGTACTTTCGGTGGCCCTGGTGGCGGCGCCGATGGCGGTGGAGTGACCGGTAAGAATCAGCGTTACCTGCTGGGCGGCTCGCAGTACAGCAACATTTTCCCGACGTTTATCGGCACGTGGATCGGCACGGGTGCGGTGCGCTGGATTTACGGAAACGCTTACGGCAAGACCAAATACCTGCTCGAAACCTACGGCCTCGACAAGGGCCTTGGCGATGCGGGCGTGCGCAGGCTCATTACCGAATTCCGCGCAAGGCTTGCGATGCTTGACATGAAAAAATGGTCCGGCGAAATCAAGAATTTGCTGAACCAGCATTTTGGAAGCGACACCTACTGGGAACAGGACATGTGGGACAACAATAGGAAAAGCTACACCTGGACCATGACGCCTTACCAGACGGTGACGGAAAGCAACGGTTACCTTGTTCCGAATCAGGAAACGACTCCGGGATGGTCGGGCTCGAACGTGGTTCCGCTGAAGCTGCAAAACGGCGCTAAAGAAGTGACGGTGAGTTTCTACCCGAACGGCGCGAATTCCAATAACAAGAACATGAACTTCTTGCTGTGCTACCGCGCAACTGACGGTACACCTGTGTACAGCGAACCCATTACGGGCGAAGGTTCCGCGACGCTTCGCCTGGACAAGACGCCTTCTTCGACGAACGGCACGCCGATGGTCTTTGCGGTGATCGTGAATACCGATTACCAGTACACCGGCAACACGGGAATTCGCAAGCTGCATTACGATTATAAGTTGAAGCCCGAAGCAGGCGTAAGCGGCGCAGGAGCGGCAAACGTCAAGTATTACAACGACTTTAAACTGGATTACAAGTGGCCTGAAATCGGAGACGCACCGACAAGTTCGAGCAGTTCCGTATCGTCGGAATCTTCGAGCAGCAGTGAAAAGCCCGCGAATTCCAGCAGTTCCGCAAAAATCATCACGGACGGCGCAACCACATACAACATCACAGCGACACTCCCGATTGACGACAACTACGCCACCGTTTCTGCAAAATTCAACGCTAGCGAAGTCGCGAAGAAGCTCGGTCTTACCACAACAACGCTCACACAGGCACAATTCTTCGCACTAGAAAGCGATGGAAACATCGTCACCAACAGCACCGCAAAAGAACCTGGTCACTGGTTTAGCAAAGATGGCAAAGTCGTTGAATGGGGCGAAACCGCCTATGTATTCAGCGAAGCTGATTTATCAAGCGGTACACTCGCAATAGGCCACTATCCCAACCGAGTCAGCAACGGCGAAAAACACAGCTTTACGCAGGGACTTGCTTACAACGGGAAAACGGTTCTTTTCAAAGTCACGATTAGCATCACCAACGAAACTGGAAGCGACGAAAGCGGAAAGACCACGGCACTGATGTACGGACTCAACAAAGTCTCGACACACATGAACCTAGCGCTCCATCACGGGTATCTCGAAATCAGCTATACGCTTCCGCATCGCGACAATGTAAAGATAAGCCTATTCAATGGATTCGGAGCATTGCTCGCACAAGAAATCACGGGAATGCAAAACGCAGGCACGCACACGCGCTCGCTCAACATGAGTCAAATGCCGCGCGGCACCTACATCGTAAAAATCACAACGGGTAGCTACCGCGAAGCAAGACCAATTAACATCACAAGATAA
- a CDS encoding PIN domain-containing protein: protein MKVYLDNCCFNRPYDNQSYLTISIETLAKLQIQALIKAEKLMLASSFILEYENFCNPYPDRKAAIQQFLDENVVDYVGRNLSDQVVLNAKKIMATGVKMKDACHIACAEMMNCDYLLSTDKRMLKYKSESIELLNPIEFIDLVSGGFENDN, encoded by the coding sequence ATGAAAGTATATCTAGATAATTGCTGCTTTAATCGTCCTTACGACAATCAAAGTTATTTGACTATATCCATAGAGACTCTGGCTAAATTGCAAATTCAGGCGCTTATAAAAGCGGAAAAGTTGATGTTAGCATCGTCTTTTATCCTTGAATATGAAAATTTCTGCAATCCATATCCCGATAGAAAGGCTGCTATTCAACAATTTTTAGATGAAAATGTGGTGGACTATGTGGGGCGAAATCTGTCGGACCAGGTCGTTTTAAATGCAAAAAAAATTATGGCGACGGGTGTAAAAATGAAAGATGCTTGCCATATAGCATGTGCAGAAATGATGAATTGTGATTATCTTTTAAGTACGGACAAGCGGATGTTGAAATACAAAAGTGAATCCATAGAATTGTTAAACCCTATAGAGTTCATAGATTTAGTGAGTGGAGGTTTTGAAAATGATAACTGA
- a CDS encoding TIGR02147 family protein, producing the protein MYFDYRDFIRAVLETMQSKGLSLRAIQENAGVSGSAFFSRILDGSRPLSIANAKNIAKSWGLPDDESDYFLDLVRFGNEKNVDVREELLRKLLAVRANNQEFALQDSSLKFFSKWYYPVLRDLLPLLPPNMPAEKIGRMFTPVLRAPQVESGIRYLMESGFVTLDENGVYRVEQPIVSTPPRVRSTILRKYHLKNLEVNSEVYDLFTSDDRSVTSVTCSLSKESFEKVREEIAKLREKILALSREEKNPDRVCHVGFQLVNRAKVKEVK; encoded by the coding sequence ATGTATTTTGATTACCGCGATTTTATTCGCGCTGTTTTGGAAACTATGCAGTCAAAGGGGCTTTCGCTCCGTGCTATTCAAGAAAATGCGGGTGTTTCCGGTTCTGCGTTTTTCAGCCGAATCCTAGATGGCTCGCGCCCGCTGTCCATTGCGAATGCGAAAAATATCGCCAAGTCTTGGGGACTTCCCGATGATGAATCGGATTACTTTCTCGATTTGGTGCGCTTCGGTAACGAAAAGAATGTAGATGTACGCGAAGAATTGTTGCGAAAGCTCCTTGCGGTCCGTGCGAACAATCAGGAATTTGCTCTGCAGGATTCTTCGCTCAAGTTTTTCTCGAAATGGTACTATCCCGTGTTGCGCGACTTGCTCCCTCTGCTTCCGCCAAATATGCCGGCGGAAAAAATTGGACGCATGTTTACGCCAGTGCTTCGTGCACCTCAGGTGGAAAGTGGTATTCGCTATTTGATGGAATCGGGATTCGTTACGTTAGATGAAAATGGTGTATATCGTGTGGAACAGCCTATTGTTTCAACTCCGCCTCGCGTGCGTTCTACGATTTTACGCAAATACCATCTGAAAAATCTTGAAGTGAATAGTGAAGTTTATGATCTGTTCACAAGTGATGACCGCAGCGTTACGAGTGTTACGTGCAGCTTGTCTAAAGAAAGCTTTGAAAAAGTCCGCGAAGAAATTGCGAAACTTCGCGAAAAAATTCTTGCGTTATCTCGTGAAGAGAAAAATCCAGACCGTGTTTGCCATGTAGGGTTTCAGTTGGTGAACCGCGCCAAAGTCAAGGAGGTAAAGTAA
- a CDS encoding LamG domain-containing protein, translated as MKNRQVYLKLSRNCVACVMSLAFSLSFLACSDSDDVAGGVTDIGNSIADLSDTLRYSGVVQDLQGRAVPAARVVAYLDNSKEIVDSLETVADSTGFFKLGPISRISAKGSPRFYAESKGLSGLRGDGLSSVRKDTICIGPHKTVSGKIAGATSGYMRIQGTHLRSPVSEDGSFAFDSIPAGFRMDLVYMQNDSAIAQFEFTALESKDSLKLPELSVNGEWLTSNDMPVIAEYYSFHYYLPDYYYLPNGYGDPEIEVYLGMNRDINVLNHDSSVAENVNYVDGLSGKAVLLEPGQFIDLDTLNPTGGDFTLSLWTKWNGPNGEHQVLFCQRAYWSDSTSRFQWHYEVKSGTFAVMKGMPDYPGAVYFGDSASVPVGEWTFLVLVSKNHKVSMYVNGKAVAIAGSDGTEFVGEFVPNELNRNVPFRIGGDEIETETWNGVIDEVRVESIARSPEWIEVMYKQLKP; from the coding sequence ATGAAAAATAGACAAGTTTATCTAAAGTTGTCGCGTAATTGCGTTGCGTGCGTGATGTCGCTTGCGTTTTCGTTGTCGTTCCTAGCTTGCTCGGATAGCGATGATGTGGCCGGTGGAGTGACCGATATCGGAAATTCAATTGCGGATTTGTCTGATACGCTGAGGTATTCCGGTGTAGTGCAGGACTTGCAGGGACGTGCTGTTCCTGCTGCGCGTGTCGTTGCCTACTTGGATAATTCGAAAGAAATTGTGGATTCGCTTGAAACGGTCGCTGATTCTACAGGGTTCTTTAAGCTAGGTCCGATTTCAAGGATCTCGGCGAAAGGTTCTCCGCGTTTCTATGCGGAATCCAAAGGGCTGTCCGGTTTGCGTGGCGATGGACTTTCTTCTGTAAGGAAGGATACGATTTGTATTGGTCCGCATAAGACTGTAAGCGGAAAAATTGCCGGGGCGACTTCTGGTTATATGCGCATTCAGGGAACGCATTTGCGCTCGCCTGTTAGTGAAGATGGCTCATTTGCGTTCGATTCCATTCCGGCGGGCTTTAGAATGGACCTTGTGTACATGCAGAATGATTCGGCTATCGCTCAGTTCGAATTCACGGCACTGGAATCGAAGGATTCGCTTAAGTTGCCTGAACTTTCGGTCAATGGGGAATGGCTTACGAGCAACGATATGCCTGTTATTGCGGAATACTATAGTTTCCATTATTACCTTCCGGATTATTATTATCTCCCGAATGGGTATGGCGACCCGGAAATTGAAGTTTATCTCGGCATGAACCGCGATATCAATGTGCTCAACCATGATTCTTCTGTTGCGGAAAACGTAAACTATGTAGATGGTTTGAGTGGCAAGGCGGTGCTTTTGGAACCGGGACAATTTATCGACTTGGATACGCTTAATCCAACGGGCGGCGACTTTACACTTTCGCTTTGGACCAAGTGGAATGGCCCCAACGGCGAACACCAGGTGTTGTTTTGCCAGCGAGCTTATTGGAGTGATTCTACATCGCGATTCCAGTGGCATTATGAGGTGAAGAGCGGAACGTTTGCCGTAATGAAGGGTATGCCGGACTACCCTGGGGCGGTGTATTTCGGGGATTCAGCTTCCGTGCCTGTCGGGGAGTGGACTTTCCTTGTGCTCGTTTCCAAGAATCACAAGGTGAGCATGTATGTGAACGGTAAAGCGGTAGCAATTGCGGGTTCCGATGGAACTGAATTTGTAGGGGAATTTGTGCCGAACGAGCTGAATCGTAATGTCCCCTTCCGCATCGGTGGCGATGAAATCGAGACTGAAACTTGGAATGGTGTGATTGACGAAGTTCGCGTTGAATCAATCGCCCGCAGTCCCGAGTGGATTGAGGTCATGTACAAGCAACTGAAGCCTTAA
- a CDS encoding Ig-like domain-containing protein, with translation MFWCIYASAEPLAFPEALGFGANVTGGRAGTVYHVTNLNDDGAGSFRDAVSQGNRIVVFDVGGIINIKTAVSIKSNITIAGQTAPGEGIAIHGGKLSTGKQNNIIIRYLRIRPGENTASTKDDALNLYDAKNVIVDHCSVELAPWNNFGGSSDNADHRVTGITVQNSLIANPIGQQFGAHIESIDGTWAWYYNAFVNTHNRNPLDKINDIFVNNILYNFEAGFTTHTSAKFKHDIINNYFVYGPEGKNEWFQVDKNQSIYANGNLIDKNRDGVLNGGPTSIYYYQGPGEELKNPWNELTTKGPMMSAASAWRYVTSQSGVLPYDDIDSLIWHQVGTLGKEGALVKSVGAMGFKTNNGWGEVIAGKAATDGDKDGMPDYFENAMGYDVAKDDAMVKESDGYVRIEKYINWLGAMHAQVAGNGTLDFDLRTITRGFQEVKPSYTVSAAENGSVELQKDGYTARFTPDKNYKGLASFKYTVKGNDNTEYTGRIEILVEKSANASEPPEQPRDSSETAQDSSKTAQDSTTAIKNARAIRNVPQMRKNTFHDLKGRRFEKQIPYRVLF, from the coding sequence TTGTTTTGGTGTATATACGCAAGTGCCGAGCCGCTTGCGTTTCCTGAGGCGCTTGGTTTCGGCGCAAACGTAACGGGTGGCCGCGCGGGTACAGTTTACCATGTAACAAACTTGAACGATGACGGCGCAGGCTCATTCCGCGATGCGGTTAGCCAAGGGAACCGCATTGTCGTTTTTGATGTAGGCGGCATCATCAACATCAAGACCGCCGTTTCCATCAAATCGAACATCACCATTGCCGGGCAGACCGCCCCAGGCGAGGGCATTGCCATCCACGGTGGAAAACTTTCGACCGGAAAGCAGAACAACATCATTATCCGCTACTTGCGTATCCGCCCAGGCGAAAACACGGCCAGCACCAAGGATGATGCGCTCAACCTCTACGATGCCAAAAATGTCATCGTGGACCATTGCTCGGTGGAACTTGCTCCGTGGAATAACTTCGGAGGCTCTTCGGACAACGCCGATCACCGTGTCACTGGCATCACGGTACAGAATTCGCTCATTGCAAACCCGATTGGCCAGCAGTTCGGCGCACACATCGAATCCATTGACGGCACATGGGCTTGGTACTACAACGCGTTCGTGAACACGCACAACAGAAATCCGCTTGACAAAATCAACGACATTTTCGTCAACAACATTCTTTACAATTTCGAAGCCGGTTTCACGACACACACTAGCGCCAAATTCAAGCACGACATCATCAACAACTACTTTGTCTATGGTCCAGAAGGCAAAAACGAGTGGTTTCAGGTCGATAAAAACCAGAGCATTTACGCAAACGGAAACCTAATCGACAAGAACCGCGACGGAGTGCTCAATGGCGGCCCGACAAGCATTTATTACTACCAGGGACCTGGCGAAGAACTGAAAAATCCGTGGAACGAGCTCACGACAAAGGGCCCGATGATGAGTGCGGCAAGCGCCTGGCGCTACGTGACCTCGCAAAGCGGAGTCCTCCCCTACGACGACATCGATTCGCTCATTTGGCACCAGGTCGGCACGCTCGGCAAGGAAGGCGCACTCGTAAAATCCGTAGGCGCCATGGGTTTCAAGACCAACAACGGCTGGGGTGAAGTCATCGCCGGGAAAGCAGCCACAGATGGCGACAAAGACGGTATGCCCGACTACTTCGAAAATGCGATGGGCTACGATGTCGCCAAAGACGACGCCATGGTCAAGGAAAGCGACGGCTATGTGCGCATTGAAAAGTACATCAACTGGCTCGGCGCCATGCATGCACAAGTCGCAGGCAACGGGACGCTCGATTTTGACCTGCGTACAATCACTCGCGGATTCCAAGAAGTAAAACCGTCTTACACCGTATCGGCTGCAGAAAACGGCTCGGTTGAATTGCAGAAAGATGGCTACACCGCAAGATTCACCCCCGACAAGAATTACAAGGGACTTGCCTCGTTCAAGTACACGGTCAAAGGGAACGACAACACCGAATACACAGGCCGCATAGAAATACTCGTCGAAAAGTCCGCAAACGCAAGCGAGCCGCCGGAACAGCCGCGAGACTCCAGCGAAACGGCACAAGACTCTAGCAAGACAGCGCAAGATTCAACAACAGCGATCAAAAATGCGCGCGCAATCCGCAACGTGCCTCAAATGCGCAAGAACACGTTCCACGACCTCAAAGGCCGCCGCTTCGAAAAACAAATTCCGTACAGGGTTTTATTTTAA
- a CDS encoding TIGR02147 family protein — protein MCIALEHLFDYDDFRKFLQDYFEEQKKMRSVFSHRFFAAKAGFSSSSYCLNVIRGRFNLTPKSIEKISKAMEFEPLQKTYFEALVQYNQAQQVAEREHAWNQIVQIRKQIEFTHVTTREQGYFEKWYYPIVRELAVSSDWKGDFRVLARSVVPQITTDEARDAVKKLLEWGLLKKEGERYVETSQMLDASEIPSMALRRIRHEYMQHAMGAVESMPKNERFAAFTTLAMSEKSYNYAVEVLEEARKKIIARAANDSEVERVYEMMLVAFPMSKKIGKEAENEK, from the coding sequence ATGTGCATTGCGCTTGAACATCTGTTTGACTATGACGACTTCCGCAAGTTCCTGCAAGACTATTTTGAGGAACAGAAGAAAATGCGGTCGGTGTTTTCGCATCGATTTTTTGCAGCAAAGGCTGGCTTCAGTAGCTCTTCTTATTGTCTGAATGTTATCCGTGGCCGTTTCAATTTGACTCCGAAATCCATCGAGAAAATTTCAAAGGCGATGGAATTTGAACCGTTGCAAAAGACGTATTTTGAGGCGCTGGTGCAGTACAACCAGGCTCAACAAGTTGCCGAACGCGAACACGCTTGGAACCAGATTGTCCAAATTCGCAAGCAGATAGAATTTACGCATGTCACGACGCGTGAACAGGGGTATTTTGAAAAGTGGTATTACCCGATTGTACGCGAATTGGCGGTATCGTCGGATTGGAAAGGTGACTTCCGTGTGCTTGCGCGTTCGGTTGTGCCGCAGATAACGACGGATGAGGCTCGCGATGCGGTGAAAAAGCTGCTGGAATGGGGACTCTTGAAAAAAGAGGGTGAACGCTATGTTGAAACATCGCAAATGCTCGATGCTTCGGAAATCCCGTCAATGGCGTTGCGACGCATCCGTCATGAATATATGCAGCATGCGATGGGCGCCGTGGAATCTATGCCCAAAAACGAACGCTTTGCGGCGTTCACGACTCTTGCGATGAGCGAAAAATCCTACAATTATGCGGTAGAGGTGCTGGAAGAAGCCCGCAAGAAAATTATTGCCCGTGCGGCAAATGATTCGGAAGTGGAACGCGTTTACGAAATGATGCTTGTGGCGTTCCCGATGAGCAAGAAAATAGGGAAGGAGGCGGAAAATGAAAAATAG